One Chaetodon auriga isolate fChaAug3 chromosome 14, fChaAug3.hap1, whole genome shotgun sequence genomic window carries:
- the LOC143331666 gene encoding amino acid transporter heavy chain SLC3A2-like, giving the protein MNTEETNVELKDAQTNDAEPKDAAEPAQVAADADATEADVSEADLDQEEQEKQPMTGGGGGDRAEEAPAEKNGAVKLKIPEEEEEEEEVKFTGLNKEELLRVAGTPGWVRTRWALLVVFWLGWLGMLVGAVLIILQAPRCRDLPATNWWNDGPLYQIGSIRAFTATQDLKGLEQKVDSLSQLKVRGLVVGPIHVAPADEAVNLRFEEISPETGTLEQFRGLVQAAHKKGISVVLDLTPNYQGSSGPWFSNISVTNVAERLKSALVFWLDEAVDGVQLSGVERVAGVVPSLWTDIRAIVQNGTDKHSKKRVLIGVTDRSSAEDVSALLSSTGVDLLISRVLRPGYADAAEHAESVQLLYSSQSQTKLAWSLGGRAEGHLASLVGPALVKLHQLLLLTLPGTPVFNYGDEIGLMDEGTKFPRMLWDSDEELNGTLQEERAERLSCRSFFRSLSELRGKERSLLFGDFLLLSNSSSSLAYLRVWDQSQRYLAAFNWAEEATALQLSGAALPRQAAVVLSTNSSVLPADSSVDLTNLRLGPGQAALLRFPYAG; this is encoded by the exons ATGAACACGGAGGAGACGAACGTGGAGCTGAAGGACGCTCAGACCAACGATGCTGAGCCGAAGGATGCGGCGGAGCCCGCGCAGGTCGCCGCGGATGCTGACGCGACGGAGGCCGATGTGAGCGAGGCAGATCTGGaccaggaggagcaggagaagcagcCGATgaccggaggaggaggaggagaccgaGCCGAGGAGGCTCCGGCGGAGAAAAACGGCGCCGTGAAGCTGAAGATccccgaggaggaggaggaggaggaggaggtgaaattCACTGGGCTGAAcaaggaggagctgctgagggTGGCCGGGACGCCGGG CTGGGTGCGGACGCGCTGGGCGCTGCTGGTGGTGTTCTGGCTGGGCTGGTTGGGGATGCTGGTCGGAGCCGTCCTCATCATCCTGCAGGCTCCTCGCTGCAGGGATCTGCCCGCCACCAACTGGTGGAACGACGGCCCGCTGTACCAGATCGGGAGCATCCGGGCCTTCACCGCCACCCAGGACCTGAAGG GCCTGGAGCAGAAGGTGGACAGCCTGTCTCagctgaaggtcagaggtctggTGGTTGGACCGATCCACGTCGCCCCGGCAGACGAAGCTGTGAACCTGAGGTTCGAGGAGATTTCCCCCGAGACCGGAACCCTGGAGCAGTTTAGAGGCCTCGTCCAGGCTGCTCATAAGAAGG GTATTTCTGTGGTTCTGGATCTGACTCCAAACTACCAGGGATCATCTGGACCCTGGTTCTCCAACATCAGTGTGACCAACGTGGCTGAGAGACTGAAG TCTGCTCTGGTGTTCTGGTTGGATGAAGCCGTGGATGGCGTGCAGTTGTCGGGGGTGGAGCGGGTGGCCGGCGTGGTTCCGTCTCTGTGGACCGACATCCGAGCCATCGTCCAGAACGGGACAGACAAGCATTCCAAGAAGAG AGTCCTGATCGGCGTCACGGACCGTTCCTCAGCTGAAGATGTGTccgccctcctctcctccaccggCGTCGACCTGCTGATTTCCAGGGTCCTCCGTCCGGGCTACGCCGACGCCGCCGAGCACGCTGAGTCTGTCCAGCTCTTGTATTCGTCCCAAAGCCAGACCAAGTTGGCCTGGAGCCTGGGGGGGCGAGCCGAGGGTCACCTGGCGTCACTGGTGGGCCCGGCTCTGGTCAAActgcaccagctgctgctgctcacgcTGCCCGGGACGCCCGTCTTCAACTATGGAGACGAGATCGGCCTGATGGACGAG GGCACCAAGTTTCCCAGGATGCTTTGGGACTCTGATGAGGAGCTTAATGGGACTCTgcag GAGGAGCGGGCAGAGCGTCTGTCGTGTCGCAGTTTCTTCCGCAGTCTGAGCGAGCTTCGTGGTAAAGAGCGCTCCCTGCTGTTCGgagacttcctcctcctctctaactcctcctcctcgctggcGTACCTGCGGGTCTGGGATCAGAGCCAGCGTTACCTGGCCGCCTTCAACTGGGCGGAGGAGGCGACAGCGCTGCAGCTGAGCGGCGCCGCGCTGCCTCGGCAGGCCGCCGTCGTGCTCAGCACCAACAGCAGCGTCCTGCCGGCGGACTCCAGCGTGGACCTGACGAACCTGCGGCTCGGCCCCGGACAGGCCGCGCTCCTCAGGTTTCCCTACGCTGGATAG